One Vanessa cardui chromosome 17, ilVanCard2.1, whole genome shotgun sequence DNA window includes the following coding sequences:
- the LOC124536978 gene encoding stress-activated protein kinase JNK isoform X1 has product MPHAAPATAMSAPPRHPHFYTVEVGDTRFTILKRYQNLKPIGSGAQGIVCAAYDTVTQQNVAIKKLSRPFQNVTHAKRAYREFKLMKLVNHKNIIGLLNAFTPQKSLEEFQDVYLVMELMDANLCQVIQMDLDHERMSYLLYQMLCGIKHLHLAGIIHRDLKPSNIVVKSDCTLKILDFGLARTAGTTFMMTPYVVTRYYRAPEVILGMGYTENVDIWSVGCIMGEMIRGGVLFPGTDHIDQWNKIIEQLGTPSAAFMARLQPTVRNYVENRPRYAGYSFERLFPDILFPSDSSEHNRLKASQARDLLSRMLVIDPERRISVDEALLHPYINVWYDEGEVNAPAPASYDHSVDEREHTVDQWKQLIYQEVVEYAAPPPAAHAPPPPDHAQPALTT; this is encoded by the exons ATGCCCCACGCGGCGCCAGCTACCGCCATGTCGGCCCCGCCGCGCCACCCACACTTCTACACGGTCGAGGTCGGCGACACGCGCTTCACGATCCTCAAACGTTACCAAAACCTTAAGCCTATCGGTTCCGGAGCACAGGGCATAGTATG CGCCGCGTATGACACGGTGACACAGCAGAATGTCGCGATCAAGAAGCTGTCCCGGCCTTTCCAAAACGTGACGCACGCGAAACGCGCCTACCGCGAGTTCAAACTTATGAAACTCGTCAACCATAAAAAT ataATCGGTCTCTTAAACGCGTTCACGCCACAGAAGAGCCTCGAGGAGTTTCAGGACGTATATTTGGTGATGGAGCTGATGGATGCCAATCTATGCCAAGTGATTCAAATGGACTTGGACCACGAGCGTATGAGCTACTTGCTCTATCAAATGCTGTGTGGCATCAAGCATCTTCATCTTGCTGGAATTATACATCGG GACCTGAAGCCGTCCAACATAGTGGTAAAAAGCGACTGCACGCTTAAGATCCTCGACTTTGGTCTGGCGCGTACCGCCGGCACTACCTTCATGATGACTCCATACGTCGTCACCAGATATTATCGTGCGCCTGAG GTAATCCTCGGTATGGGTTACACGGAGAACGTGGACATATGGTCAGTCGGCTGCATCATGGGCGAGATGATTCGCGGTGGAGTGCTCTTCCCGGGGACCGACCACATCGACCAGTGGAACAAAATTATAG AGCAACTGGGCACGCCGTCGGCCGCGTTCATGGCGCGCCTGCAGCCCACCGTGCGCAACTACGTGGAGAACCGGCCGCGCTACGCCGGCTACAGCTTCGAGCGCCTGTTCCCCGACATCCTGTTCCCCTCCGACTCGAGCGAGCACAACCGCCTCAAGGCGTCGCAGGCGCGCGACCTGCTGTCGCGCATGCTGGTCATCGACCCCGAGCGCCGCATCTCCGTGGACGAGGCGCTGCTGCACCCCTACATCAACGTGTGGTACGACGAGGGCGAGGTCaacgcgcccgcgcccgcctccTACGACCACTCGGTGGACGAGCGCGAGCACACGGTCGACCAGTGGAAGCAGCTCATCTACCAGGAGGTGGTGGAGtacgccgcgccgccgcccgccgcgcacgcgccgccgccgcccgacCACGCGCAGCCCGCGCTCACCACATAG
- the LOC124536978 gene encoding stress-activated protein kinase JNK isoform X2, whose amino-acid sequence MVQYYSVTLGDTVFTIPTRYTELVRRGAGAQGMVCAAYDTVTQQNVAIKKLSRPFQNVTHAKRAYREFKLMKLVNHKNIIGLLNAFTPQKSLEEFQDVYLVMELMDANLCQVIQMDLDHERMSYLLYQMLCGIKHLHLAGIIHRDLKPSNIVVKSDCTLKILDFGLARTAGTTFMMTPYVVTRYYRAPEVILGMGYTENVDIWSVGCIMGEMIRGGVLFPGTDHIDQWNKIIEQLGTPSAAFMARLQPTVRNYVENRPRYAGYSFERLFPDILFPSDSSEHNRLKASQARDLLSRMLVIDPERRISVDEALLHPYINVWYDEGEVNAPAPASYDHSVDEREHTVDQWKQLIYQEVVEYAAPPPAAHAPPPPDHAQPALTT is encoded by the exons ATGGTTCAGTATTACTCTGTCACACTCGGTGACACGGTGTTCACGATACCGACGCGGTACACAGAGCTCGTGCGTCGAGGCGCGGGCGCGCAGGGCATGGTGTG CGCCGCGTATGACACGGTGACACAGCAGAATGTCGCGATCAAGAAGCTGTCCCGGCCTTTCCAAAACGTGACGCACGCGAAACGCGCCTACCGCGAGTTCAAACTTATGAAACTCGTCAACCATAAAAAT ataATCGGTCTCTTAAACGCGTTCACGCCACAGAAGAGCCTCGAGGAGTTTCAGGACGTATATTTGGTGATGGAGCTGATGGATGCCAATCTATGCCAAGTGATTCAAATGGACTTGGACCACGAGCGTATGAGCTACTTGCTCTATCAAATGCTGTGTGGCATCAAGCATCTTCATCTTGCTGGAATTATACATCGG GACCTGAAGCCGTCCAACATAGTGGTAAAAAGCGACTGCACGCTTAAGATCCTCGACTTTGGTCTGGCGCGTACCGCCGGCACTACCTTCATGATGACTCCATACGTCGTCACCAGATATTATCGTGCGCCTGAG GTAATCCTCGGTATGGGTTACACGGAGAACGTGGACATATGGTCAGTCGGCTGCATCATGGGCGAGATGATTCGCGGTGGAGTGCTCTTCCCGGGGACCGACCACATCGACCAGTGGAACAAAATTATAG AGCAACTGGGCACGCCGTCGGCCGCGTTCATGGCGCGCCTGCAGCCCACCGTGCGCAACTACGTGGAGAACCGGCCGCGCTACGCCGGCTACAGCTTCGAGCGCCTGTTCCCCGACATCCTGTTCCCCTCCGACTCGAGCGAGCACAACCGCCTCAAGGCGTCGCAGGCGCGCGACCTGCTGTCGCGCATGCTGGTCATCGACCCCGAGCGCCGCATCTCCGTGGACGAGGCGCTGCTGCACCCCTACATCAACGTGTGGTACGACGAGGGCGAGGTCaacgcgcccgcgcccgcctccTACGACCACTCGGTGGACGAGCGCGAGCACACGGTCGACCAGTGGAAGCAGCTCATCTACCAGGAGGTGGTGGAGtacgccgcgccgccgcccgccgcgcacgcgccgccgccgcccgacCACGCGCAGCCCGCGCTCACCACATAG
- the LOC124536754 gene encoding transcription initiation factor TFIID subunit 9: MAEKDKSKVSTQMKHIPKDAQVIMSIMKEVGIAEYEPRVVNQLLEFTYRYVTSVLDDARVFANHAKKKTIDLDDVRLAVQMQLDKSFTSPPPREVLLELARVKNVNPLPLIKPHCGLRLPPDRYCLSACNYRLKPATKKVVVKSSIPTTPTIKTVTTSKPGGPQNVVVKRPPGAIVNVTSKPSVVPKPVLKFTSSSKVVAKPAVRVTAGPSSQGPIKMEVDEVSQKRKREDDDYDM, encoded by the exons ATGGCGGAAAAAGACAAATCGAAAGTCAGCACACAAATGAAACACATACCAAAAGACGCGCAAGTAATAATGTCCATAATGAAAGAAGTTGGTATAGCGGAATACGAACCAAGAGTCGTAAACCAGCTCCTCGAATTCACATATCGGTATGTTACCTCAGTACTAGACGATGCCAGGGTTTTTGCTAACCACGCGAAGAAGAAGACTATTGACCTAGACGACGTGAGACTGGCGGTTCAAATGCAATTAGACAAGTCTTTCACGAGTCCACCTCCAAGAGAAGTGCTCTTGGAACTGGCTAGAGTCAAAAATGTGAATCCACTTCCATTAATCAAACCGCACTGCGGACTACGTTTGCCGCCAGATcg TTACTGCTTATCAGCCTGTAACTATCGTTTGAAACCAGCCACAAAGAAAGTGGTAGTAAAATCATCAATACCCACCACTCCAACCATAAAAACAGTGACCACATCCAAGCCAGGAGGACCACAGAATGTTGTTGTTAAAAGACCACCTGGAGCCATAGTTAATGTGACATCTAAACCTAGTGTTGTCCCAAAGCCCGTGTTGAAGTTCACATCAAGCAGTAAG GTGGTTGCCAAGCCAGCAGTTCGTGTGACAGCGGGACCATCATCACAGGGCCCGATCAAAATGGAAGTTGATGAAGTATCTCAAAAAAGGAAACGAGAAGATGACGATTATGATatgtaa
- the LOC124536924 gene encoding hydroxyacyl-coenzyme A dehydrogenase, mitochondrial-like, which produces MIQFGVIARNFSSSAAVQSAIKNVTVIGGGLMGSGIAQVSAQAGQNVILVDVSSDVLAKSQKSIGNNLGRVAKKIYKDNPKEGEKFVSESMARIKTATDPVSASQGADLVVEAIVENMDIKHQLFKKLDAAAPNHTIFASNTSSLSINEIAEAVKRKDKFGGLHFFNPVPVMRLLEVVKGAETSTATYETMMAWGKSVGKTCITCKDTPGFVVNRLLVPYIAEAIRLFERGDASARDIDIAMKLGAGYPMGPLELADYVGLDTNKFILDGWHKKYPQESLFNPIPLLNKLVSEGKLGVKTGEGFYKYEKK; this is translated from the exons atgatCCAGTTTGGAGTAATTGCTAGAAACTTTTCTAGTTCTGCAGCAGTACAAAgtgcaattaaaaatgttacagtTATTGGAGGTGGTTTGATGGGATCTGGAATTGCTCAG GTCTCTGCTCAAGCTGGTCAAAATGTGATTCTAGTAGATGTCAGTTCAGATGTATTAGCAAAGTCACAAAAATCAATTGGCAACAACTTGGGCAGAGTTGCCAAGAAGATTTACAAGGATAACCCTAAAGAAGGAGAAAAGTTTGTGTCTGAATCCATGGCTAGAATCAAAACAGCAACAGACCCTGTGAGCGCAAGTCAAGGTGCTGATCTTGTGGTTGAAGCTATTGTTGAAAACATGGACATCAAACATCAGCTCTTCAAAAAACTGGATGcg GCTGCTCCAAACCACACCATATTTGCATCTAACACCTCATCGCTCTCTATCAATGAAATTGCAGAAGCTGTTAAGAGGAAAGATAA GTTTGGAGGTCTTCACTTCTTCAATCCAGTTCCTGTGATGCGGCTTTTAGAAGTGGTTAAAGGTGCAGAGACATCTACAGCCACATACGAAACGATGATGGCTTGGGGCAAGAGTGTTGGCAAGACCTGCATCACCTGCAAAGATACACCCGGCTTTGTTGTTAACAGATTGCTGGTACCATACATTGCAGAGGCAATTCGTCTGTTTGAAAGAG GTGATGCATCAGCTCGTGACATCGACATTGCGATGAAGTTAGGAGCAGGCTACCCAATGGGACCACTAGAACTCGCTGACTATGTTGGTTTGGATACAAACAAGTTCATCTTAGACGGATGGCACAAAAAGTACCCACAAGAATCCTTATTTAACCCAATTCCTTTACTCAACAAGCTGGTATCTGAAGGAAAACTGGGTGTTAAAACTGGCGAAGGTTTTTACAAgtatgaaaagaaataa
- the LOC124537107 gene encoding probable 3-hydroxyacyl-CoA dehydrogenase B0272.3 isoform X1 translates to MNKLVGITRNFSNSTSLNAIKTVTVVGGGLMGSGIAQVAAQAGQNVTIIDLKPELLEKAQKSIQNNLNRVARKAYKDDPAKIEAFVKEASDRIKVSTKVEDGVNVDLIVEAIVERLDVKQELFNKLDQLCPEHTILASNTSSISINEIGAGIKRKDRFGGLHFFNPVPVMRLLEVIKGDHISEETYQTMMAWGKSVGKTCITCKDTPGFVVNRLLGPYSAEAVRMFERGDASKEDIDIGMKLGASLPMGPLELADYTGLDTNKFVLQVLYEKTNNPVFKPIDLLEKMVADGKLGIKTGEGFYKYTK, encoded by the exons atgaaCAAATTAGTAGGAATTACTAGAAACTTTTCTAATTCCACGTCCTTAAATGCTATTAAAACGGTCACAGTTGTCGGAGGGGGTCTTATGGGATCTGGCATTGCTCAG GTCGCAGCACAAGCTGGccaaaatgtaacaataatagACCTAAAACCAGAATTACTGGAGAAAGCTCAGAAATCTATTCAGAACAACCTTAATCGGGTCGCTAGAAAAGCTTACAAAGATGACCCAGCAAAGATTGAAGCTTTTGTTAAAGAAGCAAGTGACAGAATCAAAGTTTCAACTAAAGTAGAAGATGGAGTAAATGTTGATCTAATTGTTGAAGCCATTGTTGAGAGGCTCGATGTTAAGCAAGAGTTGTTCAACAAACTTGATCAG ctaTGTCCTGAACATACAATTCTTGCAAGTAACACTTCATCAATTTCAATTAATGAGATTGGAGCTGGTATCAAAAGGAAGGACAG atTCGGAGGCCTTCATTTTTTCAACCCTGTACCAGTGATGCGTCTTTTGGAAGTCATTAAGGGTGACCATATATCTGAAGAGACATACCAAACTATGATGGCCTGGGGCAAATCTGTTGGAAAGACTTGTATTACTTGCAAAGACACTCCTGGATTTGTGGTTAACAGACTGCTTGGACCGTACAGTGCTGAGGCAGTAAGGATGTTTGAGAGAG GTGATGCGTCGAAAGAGGATATAGATATTGGTATGAAGCTAGGTGCATCATTGCCTATGGGCCCACTTGAGTTAGCAGATTACACAGGCTTGGATACTAACAAATTTGTCCTGCAAGTTCTGTACGAGAAGACAAACAACCCCGTGTTCAAACCGATAGACCTGTTAGAGAAGATGGTCGCTGATGGAAAACTTGGAATCAAAACTGGGGAGGGTTTCTATAAATATACGAAATGA
- the LOC124537107 gene encoding probable 3-hydroxyacyl-CoA dehydrogenase B0272.3 isoform X2, whose translation MNKLVGITRNFSNSTSLNAIKTVTVVGGGLMGSGIAQVAAQAGQNVTIIDLKPELLEKAQKSIQNNLNRVARKAYKDDPAKIEAFVKEASDRIKVSTKVEDGVNVDLIVEAIVERLDVKQELFNKLDQLCPEHTILASNTSSISINEIGAGIKRKDRFGGLHFFNPVPVMRLLEVIKGDHISEETYQTMMAWGKSVGKTCITCKDTPGFVVNRLLGPYSAEAVRMFERGDASARDIDTAMKLGAGYPMGPLELADFTGLDNKKSILAVMFEKTGNPVFRQVMLLDKLVSEGKYGRKTGEGIYKYNN comes from the exons atgaaCAAATTAGTAGGAATTACTAGAAACTTTTCTAATTCCACGTCCTTAAATGCTATTAAAACGGTCACAGTTGTCGGAGGGGGTCTTATGGGATCTGGCATTGCTCAG GTCGCAGCACAAGCTGGccaaaatgtaacaataatagACCTAAAACCAGAATTACTGGAGAAAGCTCAGAAATCTATTCAGAACAACCTTAATCGGGTCGCTAGAAAAGCTTACAAAGATGACCCAGCAAAGATTGAAGCTTTTGTTAAAGAAGCAAGTGACAGAATCAAAGTTTCAACTAAAGTAGAAGATGGAGTAAATGTTGATCTAATTGTTGAAGCCATTGTTGAGAGGCTCGATGTTAAGCAAGAGTTGTTCAACAAACTTGATCAG ctaTGTCCTGAACATACAATTCTTGCAAGTAACACTTCATCAATTTCAATTAATGAGATTGGAGCTGGTATCAAAAGGAAGGACAG atTCGGAGGCCTTCATTTTTTCAACCCTGTACCAGTGATGCGTCTTTTGGAAGTCATTAAGGGTGACCATATATCTGAAGAGACATACCAAACTATGATGGCCTGGGGCAAATCTGTTGGAAAGACTTGTATTACTTGCAAAGACACTCCTGGATTTGTGGTTAACAGACTGCTTGGACCGTACAGTGCTGAGGCAGTAAGGATGTTTGAGAGAG gtGATGCCTCAGCCCGTGATATTGATACAGCTATGAAGTTAGGTGCAGGTTATCCTATGGGTCCATTGGAATTAGCTGACTTCACTGGCTTAGACAACAAGAAATCTATTTTAGCTGTAATGTTTGAGAAAACTGGCAACCCCGTGTTTAGACAAGTTATGCTTCTAGATAAATTGGTTAGCGAAGGAAAATATGGAAGAAAGACTGGGGAaggaatttataaatacaataattaa